In Kwoniella pini CBS 10737 chromosome 2, complete sequence, a single genomic region encodes these proteins:
- a CDS encoding signal peptidase I yields MFSNEIARLKTLGVQGLLFQALNLLTVISSGLMMWKGLCLFTNSESPIVVVLSGSMEPAFYRGDILFLTNPADVPYEIGDITVYKIPGADIPIVHRVIESHISNTTQLLLTKGDNNPGDDITLYNGIEWIERKHIIGKVRGFLPYVGYVTIAMNDFPQLKYALLGCVGLVMLIQQET; encoded by the exons ATGTTTTCCAACGAGATAGCTCGTCTAAAGACGTTAGGAGTCCAAGGG CTCCTATTCCAAGCCTTAAATCTCCTAACAGTCATTTCATCAGGTCTAATGATGTGGAAAGGATTATGTTTATTTACAAATTCGGAATCACCTATAGTAGTTGTTCTTTC AGGTTCAATGGAACCTGCTTTTTACAGAGGAGATATATTATTCTTAACAAATCCTGCTGATGTGCCTTACGAGATTGGAGATATAACGGTTTACAAAAT ACCCGGCGCAGATATACCGATAGTACATAGAGTGATAGAATCCCACATTTC GAACACAACTCAACTGTTACTAACCAAAGGAGATAATAATCCGGGGGATGATATAACTTTATATAACGGTATAGAGTGGATAGAAAGAAAACACATTATAGGGAAAGTGAGAGG ctttctGCCGTATGTAGGATATGTGACAATTGCAATG AACGATTTCCCACAATTAAAATACGCTTTATTAGGTTGTGTAGGATTAGTCATGTTAATACAACAAGAAACATAA
- a CDS encoding tryptophan-tRNA ligase — protein sequence MSLETPNKPSKSGAMTPGSIATEFSKMDFPAPSGLKLSIPTKEKEIQNPQQQEVGNTSSSGGIGGGLLSAISSVFSPTSSNGNEDTGDISGPEPEALTAARRKFRSESISEQLSTELSAMKLPQPERIFGPNEGESNAAKEGNNGVSAEDWDKIKLEDEIPEAVKEPKRMTHSRHTSRADAALPRTPTIPEAPEPSSSKSQAVAKEQKVTPFDVEGEVDAEGKDLGIDYDKLTKRFGASIISQELLDRFERLTGQKPHPLLRRGTFYSHRDFNLILDRYEKGQPFYLYTGRGPSSDSMHMGHLIPFMFTAYLQRVFNVPLVIQVTDDEKYLLERDVKKQAELMKKIKGKKPLDLLRHYKKMGQDNIKDIIACGFIPEKTFIFSDLANVGGAFYENVVLMAKTITQSQSRNVFGFSDSDNIGMFHFAAVQATPSFSNSFPQIFGTRDDIPALIPCAIDQDPYFLLTRDAADRLQYKKPALLHSKFLPALQGAGTKMSASKENTAIFMTDDAKKIAKKIKSHAFSGGGATQEEHKANGGNPDVDIAYQYLSFFEDSDEKMERLDKEYRAGTLSTSEMKAACIEKLQEVVAEFQKNRAEVTDEKLAYFQDPSRKIDPRPKPKETDAPAPLA from the exons ATGTCTTTGGAAACACCTAATAAACCTTCAAAATCAGGAGCAATGACTCCAGGATCAATCGCTACGGAATTTTCCAAAATGGATTTCCCAGCTCCATCAGGATTAAAACTTTCAATTCCTactaaagaaaaagaaattcaaaatccacaacaacaagaagtAGGtaatacttcttcttcaggtggtATAGGAGGAGGATTATTAAGTGCTATATCTTCTGTATTTTCACCAACAAgttcaaatggaaatgaagataCAGGAGATATTTCTGGACCTGAACCTGAAGCTTTAACTGCtgcaagaagaaaatttagatCAGAAAGTATTTCTGAACAACTTTCAACAGAACTTTCAGCAATGAAATTACCTCAACCTGAAAGAATATTTGGACcaaatgaaggtgaatcaaATGCagcaaaagaaggtaataatGGAGTTAGTGCAGAAGATTGggataaaattaaattagaagatgaaatccCTGAAGCTGTAAAAGAACCAAAAAGAATGACTCATAGTAGACATACATCAAGAGC TGATGCAGCACTCCCAAGAACCCCTACTATCCCAGAAGCACCTGAACCCTCATCATCGAAAAGTCAAGCTGTAGCTAAAGAACAAAAAGTTACTCcttttgatgttgaaggagaagttgACGCCGAAGGAAAGGATTTAGGAAT TGACTACGACAAACTCACCAAACGATTTGGAGCATCAATCATTTCTCAGGAATTATTAGatagatttgaaagattgacAGGGCAAAAACCTCACCCATTGTTGCGAAGGGGAACTTTCTATTCTCATCG tgatttcaacttgataCTTGACCGATATGAGAAAGGTCAACCATTCTACCTTTATACCGGTCGAGGTCCTTCGAGTGATTCTATGCATATGGGTCATCTGATCCCCTTCATGTTCACAGC TTATCTTCAACGAGTGTTCAACGTTCCTTTGGTCATTCAAGTAACTG ATGACGAGAAGTACCTACTCGAAAGAGATGTCAAAAAACAAGCcgagttgatgaagaagataaagggAAAGAAACCCCTCGATTTGTTGAGGCATTACAAGAAGATGGGTCAAGATAACATCAAGGACATCATCGCATGTGGTTTCATACCGGAGAAAACATTTATCTTCTCTGATTTGGCTAATGTCGG CGGTGCTTTCTACGAAAACGTGGTTCTCATGGCTAAGACAATCACCCAAAGTCAAAGTCGAAATGTATTCGGATTCAGTGACTC CGACAACATTGGAATGTTCCATTTCGCCGCCGTACAAGCAACTCCATCATTCTCCAACTCTTTCCCTCAAATCTTCGGTACACGAGATGATATTCCAGCTTTGATCCCTTGTGCCATCGACCAAGATCCTTAT TTCCTCCTGACTCGAGATGCTGCCGACAGATTGCAATACAAAAAACCTGCTTTACTCCACTCTAAATTCCTTCCCGCTCTCCAAGGTGCCGGTACCAAGATGTCAGCCTCAAAGGAAAACACAGCAATCTTCATGACTGACGACGCTAAGAAGATAGCtaagaaaattaaatctcATGCTTTCTCAGGCGGAGGTGCTACGCAGGAAGAACACAAGGCAAATGGTGGTAATCCAGATGTGGATATCGCTTACCAATATTTGAGTTTCTTCGAAGACAGTGACGAGAAGATGGAACGATTGGATAAG GAATACCGAGCTGGAACACTCAGTACTAGTGAAATGAAAGCTGCTTGTATTGAGAAGCTCCAAGAAGTTGTTGCCGAGTTCCAAAAG AATCGAGCTGAAGTTACGGATGAGAAACTCGCCTACTTCCAAGATCCAAGCAGGAAGATTGACCCTCGACCTAAACCTAAGGAAACTGATGCACCTGCCCCTTTGGCATAA
- a CDS encoding peptidyl-prolyl cis-trans isomerase-like 2, giving the protein MGHNSDKMYVTHSEHASGSHTASTSGKKNENGKSEFLRLPFDCCALSLQPFKNPVAVLNEVEIKNNNNNNNNEIPRADVFDLLNIVPYIRKYKTNPVSGKPLDTSQLIKLNFFRNSEGNLHDPITYKVFSPHIHIVFLKNTGNVFDMASLQLLAIKPKTWRDLVNDEKFKREDIITIQDPQNLQARDLREYDYVKKDKKINDDDMEDPLRGINVDAAGGASKVLKMLAEKTRAEQSPSGTPPPTKTKITNGEEKKEGIIAKRKVEQLAYNASNFSSGRAAASLTSTSLTPQVKSERAMFDEEEFMFEEMSRPTKDKERLKSKAYVTILTNFGGLNLELHGDKAPKTVYNFVQLAKKGYYDNVVFHRLIPGFMIQGGDPTGTGRGGQSFWGEPFRDEYNEKGAYKHDGRGVLSMANSGPRTNTSQFFITFRETEHLNGKHTVFGKLVGGEDVLDKIERVAVRPGGDKPVKDIIILGVNVLQDPFEAYQEKLKARLARQDQSDEAVKKRKEMKEEREKDRTTWLGTNLGEKGESNLQKDKRKLQEISSGVGKYLGGGSESKNKSTNGKTSLIVSDVMDFGSEKKKKKSGGFGDFSGW; this is encoded by the exons atgGGACATAATTCAGATAAAATGTATGTAACTCATTCTGAGCATGCATCAGGAAGTCATacagcttcaacttcaggaaaaaaaaatgaaaatggaaaatcaGAATTTTTAAGATTACCTTT TGATTGTTGTGCATTATCTTTACAACCTTTTAAAAATCCTGTAGCTGTTTtaaatgaagttgaaattaaaaataataataataataataataatgaaattccaAGAGCGgatgtatttgatttattaaatattGTACCATATATTAGAAAATATAAAACaa atcCTGTTTCTGGAAAACCTTTAGATACTTCacaattaataaaattaaatttctTTAGA aaTTCAGAAGGTAATTTGCATGATCCAATAACTTATAAAGTATTTTCACCACATATAcatattgtttttttaaaaaatacT GGAAATGTTTTTGATATGGCTTCATTACAACTTTTAGCTATAAAACCTAAAACATGGAGAGATTTagtaaatgatgaaaagtTTAAAAGGGAAGATATAATAACTATTCAAGATCCTCAAAATTTACAAGCTAGGGATTTAAGAGAATATGATTATGttaaaaaagataaaaagaTAAATG ACGATGATATGGAAGATCCACTTCGAGGTATTAATGTTGATGCTGCTGGAGGAGCTAGTAAAgtattgaaaatgttaGCTGAGAAG ACTAGAGCAGAACAATCTCCTTCTGGTACACCGCCGCCGACGAAGACTAAAATAACGAATGgtgaagagaagaaggaaggtATAATAGCGAAACGAAAGGTAGAACAGCTCGCAT ATAACGCATCGAATTTCAGTTCTGGGAGAGCAGCAGCTTCTTTAACAAGTACATCCCTAACACCTCAAGTCAAATCTGAAAGAGCAATGTTTGATGAGGAGGAAT TTATGTTCGAAGAGATGTCTCGTCCGacaaaagataaagaacGTTTAAAGTCGAAAGCATATGTCACTATTTTGACAAATTTTGGAGgtttgaatttggaattaCATGGAGATAAAGCGCCAAAGACAGTTTACAATTTCGTACAATTGGCGAAAAAGGGGTATTATGATAATGTGGTATTCCACCGATTGATACCTGGCTTCATG ATACAAGGTGGTGATCCAACTGGAACGGGACGAGGAGGTCAATCATTTTGGGGTGAACCATTTCGAGATGAGTATAACGAAAAGGGAGCTTATAAGCATGATGGCCGTGGGGTATTG TCAATGGCAAATAGTGGACCACGTACGAACACTTCTCAATTTTTCATAACGTTTCGAGAAACTGAACATCTGAACGGGAAGCATACTgtatttggtaaattagTAGGAGGGGAAGACGTATTAGATAAGATAGAACGTGTAGCAGTTAGACCAGGAGGTGATAAACCTGTAAAAGATATTATAATACTAGGTGTTAATGT atTACAAGATCCATTTGAAGCAtatcaagaaaaattaaaagctAGATTAGCAAGACAAGATCAATCTGATGAAGCAgttaaaaaaagaaaagaaatgaaagaagaaagagaaaaagataGAACTACATGGTTAGGTACtaatttaggtgaaaaaggtgaatcaaatttacaaaaagataaaagaaaattacaAGAAATTAGTAGTGGTGTTGGAAAATATTTAGGTGGTGGTAGTGAATctaaaaataaatctaCGAATGGGAAAACAAGTTTAATTGTTTCAGATGTTATGGATTTTGGaagtgaaaagaaaaagaaaaaatctggtggatttggtgaTTTTTCTGGATGGTAG
- a CDS encoding dimethyladenosine transferase, protein MPKATTSTFRTAPTSAASRPKKNGESSSSGAGGAAGGARNHLFDTARFGQHILTNPLVAQGIVDKANLKPTDIVLEVGPGTGNLTVRILAACRKVVAVEMDPRMAAEVQKRVLGKPEQKKLEVMIGDFVKADLPYFDVCISNTPYQISSPLVFKLLSHRPIPRCAVLMFQREFALRLVAPAGTKLWGRLAANVQLYARVEHIMKVGKGNFRPPPQVESSVVRIMPRDPPPPVKFEEFDGLNRVIFSRMNKTVRANFKAKGVAELAERNYKTWCAEQGIIIEDGFDIREKIDNILLEAGYADDRAAKMDVDDLLKLLAAFNVAGM, encoded by the exons ATGCCCAAAGCGACCACTTCGACGTTCCGTACCGCACCTACATCAGCAGCCTCACGGCCCAAGAAGAATGGCGAGTCATCCTCGAGTGGTGCTGGAGGCGCAGCGGGAGGAGCGAGAAATCACTTGTTCGATACCGCTCGATTCGGTCAACATATTTTGACTAATCCTCTGGTCGCACAAGG GATCGTCGATAAAGCAAACTTGAAACCCACGGATATTGTTCTAGAAGTTGGTCCTGGTACTGGTAATTTAACGGTTAGGATATTAGCAGCTTGTAGGAAAGTTGTAGCAGTAGAAATGGATCCTCGAATGGCTGCTGAAGTTCAGAAACGAGTATTAGGAAA ACCtgaacaaaagaaattagaagtCATGATAGGTGATTTCGTTAAGGCGGATTTACCATATTTTGATGTCTGTATATCCAATACACCATATCAA ATCTCATCACCACTTGTATTCAAGCTTTTATCACATCGACCAATACCTCGATGCGCAGTTTTGATGTTTCAACGTGAATTCGCATTACGTTTAGTAGCACCAGCAGGAACCAAATTATGGGGAAGATTAGCAGCGAATGTACAACTTTATGCAAGAGTAGAACATATAATGaaagttggaaaaggtaattttAGACCACCCCCACAAGTTGAATCATCAGTTGTTAGAATAATGCCTAGAgatccacctccaccagttaaatttgaagaatttgatggaTTGAATAGAGTGATTTTTAGTAGAATGAATAAGACTGTCAGAGCAAATTTTAAGGCAAAAGGTGTAGctgaattagctgaaaGGAATTATAAAACTTGGTGTGCAGAACAAGGTATT ATTATCgaagatggatttgatATACGAGAAAAAATAGACAATATTCTACTTGAAGCTGGATATGCAGATGATAGAGCAGCAAAGATGGATGTAGATGATCTTTTAAA ACTTTTGGCTGCTTTCAACGTTGCTGGAATGTAA